Proteins co-encoded in one Papaver somniferum cultivar HN1 chromosome 5, ASM357369v1, whole genome shotgun sequence genomic window:
- the LOC113281474 gene encoding chlorophyll a-b binding protein 7, chloroplastic-like — translation MASVCTSSAIAAVAISSSSQKSSGTTLGATKASFLVGQKLRQTSNALVKASRSTFSVSAAAATDSERPLWFPGSTPPAWLDGSLPGDFGFDPLGLSSDPESLKWNQQAELVHCRWAMLGAAGIFIPEFLTKIGILNTPSWYTAGEQEYFTDTTTLFVIELVLIGWAEGRRWADILKPGSVNTDPVFPNNKLTGTDVGYPGGLWFDPLGWGSASPEKLKELRTKEIKNGRLAMLAVMGAWFQAQYTGVGPIDNLFAHLADPGHATIFQAFTPQ, via the exons atggcATCTGTTTGCACCTCTTCTGCTATTGCAGCTGTTGCCATCTCTTCCAGTTCTCAGAAGAGTAGTGGAACTACTTTGGGAGCAACAAAGGCTTCTTTCCTTGTTGGACAAAAACTTAGACAAACAAGTAACGCTCTTGTAAAAGCTTCAAGAAGTACCTTCTCCGTCTCTGCTGCAGCAGCTACCGATTCCGAACGGCCTCTTTGGTTCCCAGGAAGCACCCCTCCAGCATGGCTCGACGGCAG CCTACCAGGAGACTTTGGATTTGATCCTCTTGGACTTTCATCAGACCCAGAGAGTTTGAAGTGGAACCAACAAGCAGAATTAGTTCACTGCAGATGGGCAATGTTAGGTGCTGCTGGTATTTTCATTCCAGAATTTCTAACAAAGATTGGCATCCTAAACACACCATCATGGTACACTGCTGGTGAACAAGAATACTTCACAGACACAACCACTCTCTTTGTTATCGAACTCGTCCTCATCGGTTGGGCAGAAGGTAGAAGATGGGCAGATATCCTTAAACCCGGTTCCGTCAACACTGATCCCGTCTTCCCTAACAACAAGCTCACCGGGACTGATGTCGGTTACCCCGGTGGACTTTGGTTTGACCCACTTGGCTGGGGTTCTGCTTCCCCTGAGAAACTCAAGGAATTGAGAACTAAGGAGATCAAGAATGGAAGATTGGCTATGTTGGCAGTCATGGGTGCTTGGTTTCAAGCTCAATACACTGGTGTTGGCCCCATTGACAACCTCTTTGCTCATCTTGCTGACCCTGGTCATGCCACCATTTTCCAA GCATTCACCCCACAGTAA